In Urechidicola croceus, a single window of DNA contains:
- a CDS encoding AMP-dependent synthetase/ligase: MEITRLFDFPYYQLENQPLKSALVTKQNGTWVSTSTEEYINQSNKISRALLRLGIQPNDKIAVISSNNRTEWNIMDIGILQVGAQNIPIYPTSSKENYEYIFNHSEVKYCFLSDEVLFEKANAIKDKCPNLKEIYSFDEINGCKNWKEVLELGVDDSNQNEVEARKDVIKTTDLATIIYTSGTTGTPKGVMLSHRNIVSNVLDSTPRLPKMGEDTRVLSFLPLCHIFERMLIYLYQYNGATIHYAESIEKMSDNLKEVKPHLMSVVPRLLEKVYDSIIAKGTLQKGIKRLLFFWAVRLGLRYEPYGRNGAWYEFQLKIARKLIFSKWKEALGGNLMTMVSGSAALQPRLSRVFAASGMYVMEGYGLTETSPVISVNKYDDEMFEIGTVGHIINNVEVKIAEDGEILVKGPNVMMGYYKDQEKTNSVMTGDYFHTGDKGEVDAKGFLRITGRKKEIFKTSGGKYISPALLENQMKQSRFIEQIMVVGEGEKMAAAIIQPNFDFVRNWAKLHKVSIPSTNEEIVSNKDVIARIQQEIEIGNKNFGKWETIKLFELTPDVWSVENELLTPTMKPKRNIIKQKYIHLYDKMYSNS, translated from the coding sequence ATGGAAATTACACGTCTTTTTGACTTCCCTTACTATCAATTAGAGAACCAACCACTTAAGAGTGCTTTAGTAACTAAACAAAACGGAACTTGGGTTTCAACTTCAACAGAAGAATACATTAATCAATCAAATAAAATTAGTCGAGCACTACTTAGATTAGGGATACAACCTAATGATAAAATTGCTGTAATTTCATCTAATAATAGAACCGAATGGAATATTATGGATATTGGTATTTTACAAGTAGGTGCTCAAAATATTCCTATTTACCCTACTAGTTCAAAAGAAAATTATGAATATATATTTAATCATTCAGAAGTTAAATATTGTTTCCTTTCTGATGAAGTTCTATTTGAAAAAGCAAACGCTATAAAAGACAAATGCCCTAATTTAAAAGAAATTTATTCATTTGATGAAATTAATGGCTGTAAGAATTGGAAAGAAGTTTTAGAATTAGGTGTTGATGATTCCAATCAAAACGAAGTTGAAGCAAGAAAAGATGTTATTAAAACAACCGATTTAGCAACAATAATATATACTTCAGGAACTACAGGAACACCAAAAGGTGTCATGCTTTCTCATCGAAATATAGTTTCAAATGTTTTAGATAGTACTCCAAGGCTTCCAAAAATGGGAGAAGATACAAGAGTGCTGAGTTTTTTACCTCTTTGCCACATATTTGAAAGAATGCTCATTTATTTATATCAATATAATGGTGCAACAATTCATTATGCTGAATCTATTGAAAAAATGTCTGATAATCTTAAAGAAGTAAAGCCTCATTTAATGAGTGTTGTACCTCGATTATTAGAAAAAGTATATGATAGTATTATTGCAAAAGGAACTTTACAAAAAGGAATAAAAAGATTGTTATTCTTTTGGGCCGTAAGATTAGGGCTACGCTATGAACCTTACGGAAGAAATGGTGCTTGGTATGAATTTCAATTAAAAATTGCTAGAAAACTAATCTTTAGCAAATGGAAAGAAGCTCTTGGAGGAAATTTAATGACAATGGTATCAGGTAGTGCTGCACTTCAACCAAGATTATCAAGAGTTTTTGCTGCTTCAGGAATGTATGTTATGGAAGGTTATGGATTGACTGAAACTTCTCCTGTAATTTCTGTAAATAAATATGATGATGAAATGTTTGAAATTGGCACAGTAGGTCATATTATTAATAATGTTGAAGTTAAAATTGCAGAAGATGGTGAAATTCTTGTAAAAGGACCTAACGTAATGATGGGTTATTATAAAGATCAAGAAAAAACAAATAGCGTAATGACTGGTGATTATTTTCACACAGGTGATAAAGGTGAAGTTGATGCAAAAGGCTTTTTAAGAATTACTGGACGTAAAAAAGAAATTTTTAAAACCTCTGGAGGTAAATATATATCTCCTGCTTTGTTAGAAAACCAAATGAAGCAATCAAGATTTATAGAACAAATTATGGTTGTTGGTGAAGGTGAAAAAATGGCTGCTGCAATTATTCAACCAAACTTTGATTTTGTAAGAAACTGGGCTAAACTACACAAAGTATCCATTCCTTCTACTAATGAAGAAATTGTATCTAATAAAGATGTTATTGCTCGAATTCAACAGGAAATTGAAATTGGTAATAAAAACTTTGGTAAATGGGAAACAATAAAACTTTTTGAACTTACACCTGATGTTTGGAGTGTTGAAAATGAACTTCTTACTCCTACAATGAAACCTAAAAGAAATATTATCAAACAAAAATATATCCATTTGTACGATAAAATGTATTCAAATTCTTAA
- the purL gene encoding phosphoribosylformylglycinamidine synthase, which produces MILFFGNQSKKVFAVQTANEISAENITKLNWLFGNQPQIEQASIDAFFVGPRAAMITPWSTNAVEITQNMAIEGIIRIEEFKTVSEKNTDFDPMISEKYAELNQDIFTIAVQPEPVLDIEDIAAYNQQEGLSLSDEEVEYLNDVSDKIGRKLTDSEVFGFSQVNSEHCRHKIFNGTFIIDGEEKPSSLFKLIKKTAAEHPNDIVSAYKDNVAFVKGPKIEQFAPLSADKPDFYAKKEMDSVISLKAETHNFPTTVEPFNGAATGSGGEIRDRLAGGIGSIPLAGTAVYMTSYSRLKKNRPWEQAMEERDWLYQTPMDILIKASNGASDFGNKFGQPLITGSLLTFEHEEHARKLGFDKVIMQAGGIGFGKLEQSIKKEPQAGDKIVILGGDNYRIGMGGAAVSSADTGAFESGIELNAVQRSNPEMQKRAANAIRAMVELDENPIVSIHDHGAGGHLNCLSELVEETGGNIDLDKLPVGDPTLSAKEIIGNESQERMGLVIDEEHIDFLKRVADRERSPMYTVGDVTGNDRFTFESKTTGEKPMDLALEDMFGSSPKTIMEDTTVERKYADADYSEDKIHDYISQVLQLEAVACKDWLTNKVDRCVSGRVAKQQTCGPLQLPLNNVGVMALDYNGKEGIATSIGHAPLSSLIDEVAGSRNAIAESLTNLIWAPLEENLKSVSLSANWMWPCRNEGEDARLYNAVEAVSNFAIELGINIPTGKDSLSMKQKYPNEDVISPGTVIISAAGHCNNINKVVEPVLKKNGDSIYYINLSGDTFKLGGSSFGQIKNKIGSKTPTIKSSKNFKTAFNTIQNLIKDGQIVAGHDISSGGILTTLLELCFSDVNLGASVDLSELNEKDTVKLLFAENSGIIIQAANNTIVETALSENNVEFFKIGKAIEEPQLYIDNNEKTLTFDIAKHRDIWFKTSYLLDIKQSGKKCATDRFENYKNQPLAFKFPENFTGLLDSARSDKKRPKAAIIREKGSNSEREMANAMYLAGFDVKDVHMTDLISGRETLEDIQFIGAVGGFSNSDVLGSAKGWAGAFLYNEKAKTALDNFFKREDTLSVGICNGCQLLMELELINPEHEIHGKMLHNDSKKHESAFTSVTVQENNSVMLSSLAGSTLGVWISHGEGKFNLPMEETAYNIVAKYGYDSYPSNPNGSDYNTAMLCDATGRHLVMMPHIERSTFQWNWANYPEGRKDEVTPWIEAFINANKWLQDK; this is translated from the coding sequence ATGATTCTCTTCTTCGGAAACCAATCAAAAAAAGTATTTGCAGTTCAAACTGCAAACGAAATTTCAGCAGAAAACATCACTAAATTAAACTGGTTATTCGGCAATCAACCGCAAATAGAGCAAGCATCAATTGATGCTTTTTTTGTTGGTCCACGTGCTGCAATGATTACTCCTTGGAGTACCAATGCCGTTGAGATTACTCAAAACATGGCTATTGAAGGAATTATCAGAATTGAAGAATTCAAAACTGTTTCTGAAAAAAATACAGATTTCGACCCTATGATTTCTGAAAAATACGCTGAATTAAATCAAGATATCTTTACTATTGCTGTACAACCAGAACCTGTATTAGATATTGAAGATATTGCAGCTTATAACCAACAAGAAGGATTATCATTAAGTGATGAAGAAGTTGAGTACTTAAATGATGTTTCAGACAAAATTGGTAGAAAATTAACCGACTCAGAAGTATTTGGATTTTCACAAGTAAATTCAGAGCATTGCCGTCATAAAATTTTCAATGGAACATTTATTATTGATGGAGAAGAAAAACCTTCTTCATTATTCAAATTAATTAAAAAGACTGCTGCAGAACATCCGAACGATATTGTTTCTGCCTATAAAGATAATGTTGCTTTTGTAAAAGGACCAAAAATTGAGCAATTTGCACCTTTAAGCGCAGATAAACCAGACTTTTACGCTAAAAAAGAAATGGATTCTGTAATTTCATTAAAAGCAGAAACACACAACTTCCCTACTACAGTAGAGCCTTTTAATGGTGCTGCAACAGGATCAGGTGGAGAAATTCGTGATAGATTGGCTGGAGGAATTGGTTCTATTCCACTTGCAGGAACAGCAGTATATATGACATCATATTCACGATTAAAAAAGAATCGTCCTTGGGAACAAGCAATGGAAGAACGTGATTGGTTGTATCAAACACCAATGGATATTTTAATAAAAGCATCTAATGGAGCATCTGATTTTGGAAACAAATTTGGACAACCATTAATCACCGGTTCTCTATTGACATTTGAACATGAAGAACATGCACGTAAACTTGGTTTCGACAAAGTGATCATGCAAGCAGGAGGAATTGGTTTTGGAAAATTAGAACAAAGTATCAAAAAAGAGCCTCAAGCAGGAGATAAAATAGTAATTCTTGGTGGTGATAACTACCGTATTGGAATGGGTGGAGCTGCAGTTTCATCAGCCGACACAGGTGCATTTGAATCTGGAATTGAACTAAATGCAGTACAACGTTCTAATCCTGAAATGCAGAAACGTGCTGCAAATGCTATTCGTGCTATGGTAGAATTAGACGAGAATCCAATTGTTTCAATACATGATCATGGTGCAGGTGGACACCTAAACTGTTTGTCAGAATTAGTTGAAGAAACAGGTGGGAATATTGATTTGGATAAATTACCTGTTGGTGACCCTACCCTTTCTGCAAAAGAAATTATTGGTAATGAATCTCAAGAAAGAATGGGATTGGTTATAGATGAAGAACATATTGACTTTTTAAAACGTGTTGCCGATCGTGAAAGATCTCCAATGTATACTGTAGGTGATGTTACAGGAAATGATCGTTTTACTTTTGAGTCTAAAACTACTGGTGAAAAACCAATGGATTTAGCTTTAGAAGATATGTTCGGAAGTTCTCCTAAAACTATCATGGAAGATACAACTGTGGAAAGGAAATATGCAGATGCTGACTATTCTGAAGATAAAATTCACGATTATATCTCACAAGTTTTACAATTAGAAGCCGTAGCGTGTAAAGATTGGCTAACAAATAAAGTGGATCGTTGTGTTTCTGGTCGTGTTGCAAAACAACAAACTTGCGGACCATTACAATTACCATTGAATAATGTGGGTGTAATGGCATTAGATTACAATGGAAAAGAAGGAATCGCAACATCTATTGGACATGCACCTTTAAGTTCATTAATTGATGAAGTTGCTGGTTCTAGAAATGCCATTGCAGAATCATTGACCAACTTGATTTGGGCTCCGTTAGAAGAAAATTTAAAATCTGTTTCATTATCTGCCAATTGGATGTGGCCTTGTCGTAACGAAGGTGAAGATGCTCGTTTATATAATGCTGTGGAAGCAGTCTCAAATTTTGCCATTGAATTAGGAATCAATATTCCAACAGGAAAAGATTCACTTTCAATGAAGCAAAAATATCCAAACGAGGATGTAATTTCTCCAGGAACAGTCATCATTTCTGCAGCAGGACATTGTAACAATATTAATAAAGTAGTAGAACCTGTTTTGAAAAAAAATGGAGATTCTATTTACTATATCAATTTATCAGGAGATACATTTAAATTGGGAGGAAGTTCTTTTGGACAAATTAAAAATAAAATTGGTTCAAAAACACCTACAATTAAAAGTTCTAAAAACTTTAAAACAGCATTTAATACCATTCAGAACCTTATAAAAGATGGACAAATTGTTGCTGGACACGATATTTCATCAGGAGGGATTTTGACAACCTTATTAGAATTGTGTTTTTCTGATGTAAATTTAGGTGCATCTGTTGATTTATCTGAGTTGAATGAAAAAGACACTGTAAAATTATTATTTGCAGAAAATAGCGGAATTATCATTCAAGCAGCAAATAATACGATCGTTGAAACTGCATTATCAGAAAACAATGTTGAATTTTTTAAGATTGGAAAAGCGATTGAAGAGCCTCAATTGTATATTGACAATAATGAGAAAACATTGACTTTTGATATTGCTAAACACAGAGATATATGGTTTAAGACCTCTTACCTATTAGATATTAAACAATCAGGAAAGAAATGTGCAACAGATCGTTTTGAAAACTATAAGAATCAGCCTTTAGCATTTAAGTTCCCAGAAAATTTTACAGGACTTCTCGACTCCGCTCGAAGTGACAAAAAAAGACCAAAGGCAGCCATTATTCGTGAAAAAGGAAGTAATTCTGAACGTGAAATGGCAAATGCTATGTATTTAGCAGGTTTTGATGTTAAAGATGTTCATATGACCGATTTAATTTCTGGTCGTGAAACATTAGAAGATATTCAATTCATAGGTGCTGTAGGTGGATTTTCAAATTCAGATGTTTTAGGTTCAGCAAAAGGATGGGCTGGAGCATTTTTATACAATGAAAAAGCAAAAACTGCATTAGATAATTTTTTCAAACGTGAAGACACCTTATCTGTTGGTATCTGTAATGGTTGTCAATTATTAATGGAATTAGAATTGATCAATCCAGAACATGAAATACATGGGAAAATGCTGCATAATGATTCTAAAAAACATGAAAGCGCCTTTACTTCGGTAACTGTGCAAGAAAACAATTCTGTAATGTTATCTTCACTTGCAGGAAGTACTTTAGGTGTTTGGATTTCACATGGAGAAGGTAAATTTAACTTACCAATGGAAGAAACAGCCTATAATATTGTTGCTAAATATGGTTATGACTCCTACCCTTCCAATCCAAATGGTTCTGACTATAATACAGCAATGCTATGTGATGCTACAGGAAGACACTTGGTAATGATGCCACATATTGAACGTTCCACATTTCAATGGAATTGGGCAAATTATCCTGAAGGTAGAAAAGACGAAGTAACACCATGGATTGAAGCATTTATTAATGCTAATAAATGGCTGCAAGACAAATAA
- a CDS encoding endonuclease encodes MKTKYTLLLLLFITVCSFAQQPYYDDVNLTLTGTALRDELATKIINTHTNSLTYSNIWDASRITDLDPNNSNNVVLIYGWEGGTDGDVTNDLSRNKFDNGGSNGDWNREHTFANSLANPDLDASGTSGPPYADAHNLRPSDVQRNGQRGNRKFADGSGNSGIVGSDWYPGDDSTGGTDWRGDVARITMYMYLRYGSQCLPRYNASGTTNTVDSDMINLLLDWNAADPVSEVEDARNTYHDGANTYSQGNRNPFIDNPYLATVIWGGTPAEDRWGTAVEDNENPTTPNNLVVSNETSSTIDVSWNASSDNIGVTAYDVYVDDIFNSSTSSTSTTITGLTAETTYSFTVLAKDNAGNQSPLSSSINGTTTAAAVSGSTCASETFENLGSNASNYTTRTWTGDSGLEWTATDARTDQSLNGGTVTVRNGELTSSIAADGIGELTVTTQLVFSGSSGNFDVLVNGTSVGSIPYSSTIQTTTLSNIDIEGDVSIVLDKTGNSNRVSIDDLSWTCYSALGIDDELLSTIEIYPNPTFGKSLTISTTVELSVKVFNSIGETVIIDSVSNNNNQIDISSLKTGIYLIKLESDLGSTTRKFIKK; translated from the coding sequence ATGAAAACAAAATACACTTTACTACTATTACTTTTCATCACAGTTTGTTCTTTTGCACAACAACCTTACTATGATGATGTAAACTTAACACTTACTGGTACTGCTCTAAGAGATGAACTTGCTACTAAAATAATTAATACACATACCAATTCCCTTACCTATTCTAATATATGGGATGCTTCAAGAATTACAGATTTAGATCCAAATAATTCAAACAATGTTGTATTGATTTATGGCTGGGAAGGCGGAACTGATGGAGATGTAACAAATGATTTATCTAGAAATAAGTTTGACAATGGTGGAAGTAACGGAGATTGGAATCGTGAACACACATTTGCAAATTCACTTGCCAACCCTGATTTAGATGCTAGTGGAACAAGTGGGCCTCCTTATGCTGATGCTCACAACTTAAGACCATCAGATGTACAAAGAAACGGTCAAAGAGGTAATAGAAAATTTGCTGATGGTTCAGGGAATTCTGGAATTGTTGGTTCTGATTGGTATCCAGGTGATGATTCTACTGGCGGAACAGATTGGAGAGGTGATGTTGCTAGAATCACTATGTATATGTATTTACGTTATGGTTCTCAATGCTTACCTAGATATAACGCTTCTGGAACTACCAATACTGTAGATTCTGATATGATAAACTTATTGTTAGATTGGAATGCTGCAGACCCTGTATCCGAGGTTGAAGATGCAAGAAACACATATCATGATGGTGCAAATACTTATTCTCAAGGAAATAGAAATCCATTTATTGACAATCCTTATTTAGCAACAGTTATATGGGGTGGAACTCCTGCTGAAGATCGTTGGGGAACTGCTGTAGAAGACAACGAAAACCCAACTACACCTAATAATCTTGTTGTAAGCAATGAAACAAGTAGTACAATTGATGTTTCTTGGAATGCATCAAGTGATAATATTGGTGTAACTGCATATGATGTTTATGTTGATGACATATTTAACTCATCAACTTCATCTACTTCAACAACTATTACAGGCTTAACTGCTGAAACAACTTATAGTTTTACAGTTTTAGCAAAAGACAACGCTGGAAATCAATCTCCTTTAAGTTCTTCTATTAATGGAACTACAACTGCTGCCGCTGTTAGTGGATCAACTTGTGCTAGTGAAACTTTTGAAAACTTAGGCTCAAACGCAAGTAATTATACAACTAGAACATGGACTGGAGATAGTGGATTAGAGTGGACAGCAACTGATGCTAGGACAGATCAATCACTAAATGGAGGGACTGTTACAGTAAGAAATGGCGAATTAACATCTTCAATTGCTGCAGATGGAATTGGAGAATTGACTGTAACAACACAATTGGTTTTCTCTGGAAGTAGTGGAAATTTTGATGTATTAGTCAATGGAACAAGTGTTGGCTCTATTCCATATAGTTCAACTATTCAAACAACTACATTATCTAATATTGATATTGAAGGTGATGTTTCAATTGTTTTAGATAAAACTGGAAATAGCAATAGAGTTTCGATTGATGACTTATCTTGGACATGCTATTCTGCCTTAGGAATAGATGATGAATTATTATCAACTATTGAAATATATCCAAATCCAACTTTTGGAAAATCGTTAACAATTTCAACTACTGTTGAACTCTCAGTAAAAGTATTCAATAGTATTGGAGAAACTGTTATTATTGATTCTGTTTCAAATAACAACAATCAAATTGATATTTCAAGTCTAAAAACTGGAATTTACCTAATAAAATTAGAGTCTGATTTAGGCTCAACAACTAGAAAATTTATCAAAAAATAA
- a CDS encoding RsmB/NOP family class I SAM-dependent RNA methyltransferase, which produces MRLHRNLCFTVIDSLHSIFNEEEFAGKVVEKALKRDKRWGARDRKFVAETIYDIVRWKRLYNEIAGTKDHYSRENLWKMFAVWAVLKGIDLPDWKYFESTPVRRIKGKFDEAQKTRVIKESIPDWMDEIAVKELGADAWSKEIAAMNQKAEVILRVNTLKIDIATLQKFLRKEEVDTEIVRDHPSALRLVERKNVFLTEAFKRGYFEVQDASSQLVAPFLQVEPGMRVVDTCAGAGGKTLHLASLMQNKGQIIAMDIYAGKLAQLKKRAKRAGVHNIDMRVIDSTKVIKKLKDSADAVLIDAPCSGIGVLKRNPDSKWKLQPEFLDNIKKTQAEILDSYSRMVKKGGKLVYATCSILPSENQNQVKNFLDTHKEFKFVQDRKVSPSKSGFDGFYMALLERIE; this is translated from the coding sequence ATGCGATTACATAGAAACTTATGTTTTACAGTTATAGACTCTTTACATTCAATTTTTAATGAAGAAGAATTTGCTGGAAAAGTTGTTGAAAAGGCCTTAAAACGTGATAAACGTTGGGGTGCTCGAGATAGAAAATTTGTTGCCGAAACAATCTATGATATAGTTCGTTGGAAAAGATTATATAATGAAATTGCTGGGACTAAAGACCATTATTCACGTGAAAATTTGTGGAAAATGTTTGCTGTTTGGGCTGTTTTGAAAGGAATTGACCTTCCAGATTGGAAATATTTTGAATCAACACCTGTAAGACGTATCAAAGGTAAATTTGATGAAGCACAAAAAACAAGAGTTATAAAAGAATCTATTCCTGATTGGATGGATGAAATTGCTGTAAAAGAACTAGGTGCCGATGCATGGTCAAAAGAAATTGCTGCAATGAACCAAAAAGCAGAAGTTATTTTAAGAGTAAACACTCTAAAAATTGATATCGCAACTTTACAAAAATTCTTACGAAAAGAAGAAGTAGATACTGAAATTGTTAGAGATCATCCTTCTGCATTGAGATTAGTTGAACGTAAAAATGTATTTTTGACAGAAGCTTTTAAAAGAGGGTATTTTGAAGTTCAAGATGCTTCTTCTCAATTAGTTGCTCCTTTTCTTCAAGTTGAACCTGGAATGAGAGTTGTGGATACCTGTGCTGGTGCTGGAGGAAAAACCTTACACCTTGCTTCTTTGATGCAAAATAAAGGGCAAATTATTGCTATGGATATTTATGCAGGTAAATTGGCTCAATTAAAAAAACGTGCTAAACGCGCAGGAGTGCATAATATTGATATGCGTGTAATTGACAGTACAAAAGTCATTAAAAAATTAAAAGATTCTGCTGATGCTGTTTTAATTGATGCACCTTGTAGTGGAATTGGAGTGCTTAAACGCAATCCAGATTCTAAATGGAAATTACAACCAGAATTTTTAGATAATATCAAGAAAACTCAGGCAGAAATTTTGGATAGTTATTCAAGAATGGTAAAAAAAGGAGGTAAATTAGTCTATGCAACTTGCTCTATTTTACCTTCAGAAAATCAAAATCAAGTTAAAAATTTTTTAGACACACATAAAGAGTTTAAATTTGTACAAGATAGAAAAGTATCTCCTTCAAAATCAGGTTTTGATGGATTTTACATGGCTTTATTAGAAAGAATAGAATAA